One window from the genome of Ideonella sp. WA131b encodes:
- a CDS encoding segregation/condensation protein A: MASRARGSEALRLPDRHCAGCRQRHVSAEATSLLPGVPAGDAAGDVVAAALSPDVVDQVAVARLYGEPLFRMPQDLYIPPDALEVFLEAFEGPLDLLLYLIRKQNFNILDIPLASVTRQYLEYVEQIRTHNLELASEYLLMAAMLIEIKSRMLLPPRKTADGAEAEDPRAELVRRLVEYEQIKLAAVRLGQLPLAGRDFLRAQVHIEQSLQPRWPDVSPDDLREAWREILARARLTAHHTITREQLSVREHMSLVLRRLQGRRFLEFHELFDTSRGMPVLVVTFIAMLELSREHLLEVTQAEAFAPIYVRLAYSPS, from the coding sequence ATGGCAAGCCGCGCGCGTGGCTCAGAAGCCCTACGTCTACCAGACCGACATTGCGCCGGCTGCCGGCAGCGGCACGTGAGCGCTGAGGCGACGAGCCTGTTGCCCGGGGTGCCGGCCGGTGACGCCGCAGGCGACGTCGTCGCCGCGGCCTTGTCACCCGATGTGGTCGACCAGGTGGCGGTGGCGCGCCTGTACGGCGAGCCGCTGTTCCGCATGCCGCAGGACCTGTACATCCCGCCCGACGCGCTGGAGGTCTTTCTGGAGGCCTTCGAAGGGCCGCTGGACCTACTGCTCTACCTGATCCGCAAGCAGAACTTCAACATCCTCGACATCCCGCTGGCCAGCGTCACGCGACAGTACCTGGAGTACGTGGAGCAGATCCGGACCCACAACCTCGAACTGGCCAGCGAGTACCTGCTGATGGCGGCCATGCTCATCGAGATCAAGAGCCGGATGCTGCTGCCGCCCCGGAAGACGGCCGACGGCGCCGAGGCCGAGGACCCGCGCGCCGAGCTCGTGCGGCGGCTGGTGGAGTACGAGCAGATCAAGCTCGCTGCGGTGCGCCTGGGCCAGCTGCCGTTGGCGGGCCGCGACTTCCTGCGCGCCCAGGTGCACATCGAGCAGAGCCTGCAGCCACGCTGGCCCGATGTGAGCCCCGACGACCTGCGCGAGGCCTGGCGCGAGATCCTGGCACGCGCCAGGCTCACGGCGCACCACACGATCACGCGCGAGCAGCTCTCGGTGCGCGAGCACATGAGCCTGGTGCTGCGGCGGCTGCAGGGGCGGCGCTTCCTCGAGTTCCACGAGCTGTTCGACACCTCGCGAGGCATGCCGGTGCTGGTGGTGACCTTCATCGCGATGCTGGAGCTCAGTCGCGAACACCTGCTCGAGGTGACGCAGGCCGAGGCCTTCGCGCCGATTTACGTGCGGCTGGCGTACTCGCCGAGTTGA
- a CDS encoding copper chaperone PCu(A)C has translation MSTTILFNRSFAALAATLALAATAQAQVTVKDPWVRGTVAQQSATGLFAQITAPQGGKLVAGSSPVAGVVEIHEMKMEGTTMKMRAIPGLDLPAGRPVELKPGGHHVMLMDLKRPLKAGENVPVSLVIETAGGQRETVELQAVVRTLSGTAATREGHGHHGHRH, from the coding sequence ATGTCGACCACGATCCTGTTCAACCGTTCTTTCGCCGCCCTGGCGGCCACGCTGGCGCTGGCCGCGACGGCGCAAGCCCAGGTCACCGTCAAGGACCCGTGGGTCCGCGGCACGGTGGCGCAGCAAAGCGCCACCGGCCTGTTTGCCCAGATCACCGCGCCCCAGGGCGGCAAGCTCGTCGCCGGCTCATCGCCGGTGGCCGGCGTCGTCGAGATCCACGAGATGAAGATGGAAGGCACGACGATGAAGATGCGCGCCATCCCCGGGCTGGACCTGCCCGCAGGCCGACCCGTCGAGCTCAAGCCCGGCGGCCATCACGTGATGCTGATGGACCTGAAGCGCCCCCTGAAGGCCGGCGAGAACGTGCCGGTGTCGCTGGTGATCGAGACCGCAGGCGGCCAGCGCGAGACCGTGGAGCTGCAGGCCGTGGTGCGCACCTTGTCGGGCACCGCCGCAACCCGTGAGGGTCACGGCCACCACGGACATCGGCACTGA
- the purL gene encoding phosphoribosylformylglycinamidine synthase: MSTHALHLMHFEGGSALSAFRAQALLARLQAVVPRIHGVSARFVHWVAFDAEPSRAQADTLAALLTYGEPAEPAAASECVVVMPRLGTVSPWASKATDIARNCGIGTQGAAGRPRLHRLERVVEYSLVLKSGLLSAARPLNADERAAVAGLLHDRMTESVAFEREAGRRLFDVREAEPLAHVDVLGAGPDGGRSALERANTDFGLALSADEIDYLVDAFKALGRNPSDVELMMFAQANSEHCRHKIFNARFTVDGIEQPHSLFQMIRHTEQRSPQHTVVAYDDNAAVMEGHAVRRWLPQGFAHAPVYGVRDDVAHVLMKVETHNHPTAISPFPGASTGAGGEIRDEGATGRGARPKAGVTGFSVSHLHLPGLAEPWEAGSVGKPGHIASARQIMTEGPLGGAAFNNEFGRPNLGGYFRVFEQTVAGVRRGYHKPIMIAGGLGAISAGQVKKQRFGAGTLLVQLGGPGMRIGMGGGAASSMAAGSNAAALDFDSVQRGNPEIQRRAQEVVNHCWALGEANPILAIHDVGAGGISNAFPELVDGAGLGATFDLRRVPLEESGLAPREIWCNESQERYVLAVNPDLMPLFEQMCARERCPYAVVGVAREQRTLVLEDGPGGKRVIDMPMDVLLGKPPKMHRVVERVARDDAPLNLTGVKLDDVALAVLRHATVASKRFLVTIGDRTVGGLSHRDPMVGPWQVPVADCAVTLADFSGCAGEAMAMGERTPLASLHAPASGRMAVTEAILNLLAAPIELSRVKLSANWMAACGEPGEDAALFDTVKAVGLELCPALGVGIPVGKDSLSMRTKWSDASGAHQVTAPVSLIVTAFASLPDVRGTLTPQLQPGDTTLIHVDLGQGRKRLAGSMLAQVLGRFGSLAADGVPDLDDPALLRNAVAAVNALRAQGRLLAYHDVSDGGLWATVCEMAFAGRLGVSLNVDILVTEGDGIADSRAEYGDSKNWATQVSERRNTLTLKALFAEEPGFVIQVPTAVRNEVIATLREHGLSRHAHFIGKPNEHGVLEVWRDAKCQWKVELATLLDHWDQVSWRIARERDNPASADAEHAAASDALAPGLHRHLTFDEAEDVAAPFIATGARPKVAILREQGVNSHVEMAWCFAEAGFDAHDVHMSDLQSGGARLEQFQGLVACGGFSYGDTLGAGEGWARSILFNTQLAEQFEAFFNRGSSFGLGVCNGCQMFAALAALIPGAGAWPRFTRNKSEQFEARLSMVEVLDSPSLFFTGMAGSRVPIAVAHGEGFADFSQRGDAQRVLGAMRFVDGSGAPTETYPANPNGSPGGLTAVTTADGRFTALMPHPERVFRNLQMSFAAGGEVSAASPWLRMFRNVRRWVA; this comes from the coding sequence ATGAGCACCCACGCCCTCCACCTGATGCACTTCGAGGGCGGCAGCGCCCTGTCGGCGTTCCGCGCCCAGGCTCTGCTGGCGCGGCTGCAGGCGGTGGTGCCGCGGATCCACGGCGTTTCCGCGCGCTTTGTGCATTGGGTGGCCTTCGATGCCGAGCCGTCGCGCGCACAAGCCGACACGCTGGCGGCGCTGCTCACCTACGGCGAGCCTGCCGAGCCGGCCGCCGCAAGCGAGTGTGTGGTGGTGATGCCACGGCTGGGTACCGTCTCCCCCTGGGCCAGCAAGGCCACCGACATCGCGCGGAACTGCGGCATCGGCACCCAAGGTGCTGCAGGCCGACCGCGCTTGCACCGTCTCGAGCGGGTGGTCGAGTACTCGCTGGTGCTCAAGTCCGGCCTGTTGAGCGCCGCCAGGCCGCTGAACGCCGATGAGCGCGCCGCCGTGGCCGGGCTGCTGCACGACCGCATGACGGAAAGCGTGGCCTTCGAGCGCGAAGCGGGCCGCCGACTGTTCGACGTCCGCGAGGCCGAGCCCCTGGCGCACGTCGATGTGCTGGGCGCCGGCCCGGATGGTGGCAGGTCGGCACTGGAGCGCGCCAACACCGATTTCGGCCTGGCCCTCTCGGCCGACGAGATCGACTACCTCGTCGACGCCTTCAAGGCGCTCGGTCGCAACCCCAGCGATGTCGAGCTGATGATGTTCGCGCAGGCCAACTCCGAGCACTGCAGGCACAAGATCTTCAACGCGCGCTTCACGGTGGATGGCATCGAGCAGCCGCACTCGCTGTTCCAGATGATCCGCCACACCGAGCAGCGCTCGCCGCAGCACACGGTGGTGGCCTACGACGACAACGCCGCGGTGATGGAAGGCCACGCCGTGCGGCGCTGGCTGCCGCAGGGCTTTGCCCACGCGCCGGTGTACGGCGTGCGCGACGACGTGGCCCATGTGCTGATGAAGGTGGAGACGCACAACCACCCCACCGCGATCAGCCCGTTCCCGGGCGCCAGCACCGGTGCCGGTGGCGAGATCCGCGATGAAGGTGCTACCGGCCGCGGCGCACGCCCCAAGGCCGGCGTCACTGGCTTCAGCGTGAGCCACCTGCACCTGCCCGGCCTGGCCGAGCCCTGGGAGGCCGGCAGCGTGGGCAAGCCCGGGCACATCGCCAGTGCGCGGCAGATCATGACCGAGGGCCCGCTGGGCGGCGCGGCCTTCAACAACGAGTTCGGCCGGCCCAACCTGGGCGGCTACTTCCGCGTCTTCGAGCAGACCGTGGCGGGTGTGCGCCGCGGGTACCACAAGCCCATCATGATCGCTGGCGGCCTGGGCGCCATCAGTGCGGGCCAGGTCAAGAAGCAGCGCTTCGGCGCCGGCACGCTGCTGGTGCAACTGGGCGGCCCGGGCATGCGCATCGGCATGGGCGGTGGTGCGGCCAGTTCCATGGCCGCCGGCAGCAACGCCGCGGCGCTGGACTTCGACAGCGTGCAGCGTGGCAACCCCGAAATCCAGCGACGCGCGCAGGAGGTCGTCAACCATTGCTGGGCGTTGGGGGAGGCGAACCCGATCCTGGCGATCCACGATGTCGGCGCCGGGGGCATCAGCAACGCCTTCCCCGAGCTGGTGGACGGCGCCGGCCTGGGCGCCACCTTCGACCTGCGCCGGGTGCCGCTGGAGGAGAGCGGCCTCGCGCCCAGGGAGATCTGGTGCAACGAGAGCCAGGAGCGCTACGTCCTGGCCGTGAACCCGGACCTGATGCCGCTCTTCGAGCAGATGTGCGCGCGCGAGCGCTGCCCCTATGCCGTGGTGGGCGTGGCGCGCGAGCAGCGCACGCTGGTGCTCGAAGACGGTCCCGGTGGCAAGCGCGTCATCGACATGCCGATGGATGTGCTGCTGGGCAAGCCGCCCAAGATGCACCGCGTGGTGGAACGTGTGGCGCGCGACGATGCGCCGCTGAACCTGACCGGCGTGAAGCTCGACGACGTGGCCCTGGCCGTGCTGCGCCACGCCACGGTGGCCAGCAAGCGCTTCCTCGTCACCATCGGCGACCGCACGGTGGGTGGCCTGAGCCACCGCGACCCGATGGTCGGCCCCTGGCAGGTGCCGGTGGCCGACTGCGCCGTCACCTTGGCCGACTTTTCGGGCTGCGCGGGCGAGGCCATGGCCATGGGCGAGCGCACGCCGCTGGCCAGCCTGCACGCCCCGGCCAGCGGCCGGATGGCCGTCACCGAGGCCATCCTCAACCTGCTGGCCGCGCCCATCGAGCTGAGCCGTGTGAAGCTCAGCGCCAACTGGATGGCAGCCTGCGGCGAACCCGGCGAGGACGCGGCCCTGTTCGACACCGTCAAGGCCGTGGGCCTGGAGCTGTGCCCGGCCCTGGGCGTGGGCATCCCGGTGGGCAAGGACTCGCTGTCGATGCGCACGAAGTGGAGCGACGCCTCGGGCGCCCACCAGGTGACCGCGCCGGTGTCGCTGATCGTCACCGCGTTTGCCTCGCTGCCCGATGTGCGCGGCACGCTGACGCCGCAGCTGCAGCCGGGTGACACGACGCTGATCCACGTCGACCTCGGCCAGGGCCGGAAGCGCCTGGCCGGCAGCATGCTCGCCCAGGTGCTCGGCCGCTTCGGCAGCCTGGCAGCCGACGGTGTGCCCGACCTCGACGACCCCGCGCTGCTGAGAAACGCCGTCGCAGCCGTCAACGCGCTGCGTGCGCAGGGCCGGCTGCTGGCCTACCACGACGTCAGCGACGGCGGCCTTTGGGCCACGGTGTGCGAGATGGCCTTCGCCGGCCGCCTGGGCGTGAGCCTCAACGTCGACATCCTCGTGACCGAAGGCGACGGCATCGCCGACAGCCGGGCCGAATACGGCGATTCCAAGAACTGGGCCACGCAGGTGAGCGAACGCCGCAACACGCTCACGCTGAAGGCGCTGTTCGCCGAGGAGCCCGGCTTCGTGATCCAGGTGCCCACGGCGGTGCGCAACGAGGTCATCGCCACGCTGCGCGAGCACGGCCTGAGCCGCCATGCGCATTTCATCGGCAAGCCCAACGAACACGGCGTGCTGGAGGTCTGGCGCGACGCCAAGTGCCAATGGAAGGTGGAACTGGCCACGCTGCTGGACCACTGGGACCAGGTCTCGTGGCGCATCGCGCGCGAGCGTGACAACCCCGCCAGCGCCGATGCCGAGCACGCTGCGGCGTCCGATGCGCTGGCTCCGGGCCTGCACCGCCACCTCACGTTCGACGAGGCCGAGGACGTGGCCGCTCCGTTCATCGCCACCGGCGCGCGCCCCAAGGTCGCCATCTTGCGCGAGCAGGGCGTCAACTCGCATGTCGAGATGGCCTGGTGCTTTGCCGAGGCCGGCTTCGACGCACACGACGTGCACATGTCTGATCTGCAGTCCGGCGGCGCGCGGCTGGAGCAGTTCCAGGGCCTGGTCGCCTGCGGCGGCTTCAGCTATGGCGACACGCTCGGTGCGGGCGAAGGCTGGGCGCGCAGCATCCTCTTCAACACCCAGCTCGCCGAGCAGTTCGAGGCCTTCTTCAACCGTGGCTCGAGCTTTGGCCTGGGCGTGTGCAACGGCTGCCAGATGTTCGCGGCGCTGGCGGCGCTGATCCCCGGCGCCGGGGCCTGGCCGCGCTTCACGCGCAACAAGAGCGAGCAGTTCGAGGCGCGCCTGTCGATGGTGGAGGTGCTGGACTCTCCCAGTCTGTTTTTCACCGGCATGGCCGGCAGCCGTGTGCCCATCGCGGTGGCGCACGGCGAGGGCTTTGCCGACTTCTCGCAGCGCGGCGACGCCCAGCGCGTGCTGGGCGCGATGCGTTTCGTCGACGGCAGCGGCGCACCCACCGAGACCTATCCCGCCAACCCCAACGGCAGCCCCGGCGGCCTCACGGCCGTCACCACGGCCGACGGTCGCTTCACGGCGCTGATGCCGCACCCTGAGCGTGTGTTCCGCAACCTGCAGATGAGCTTCGCGGCCGGCGGCGAAGTGTCGGCCGCCAGCCCGTGGCTGCGGATGTTCCGCAACGTGCGGCGCTGGGTGGCTTGA
- a CDS encoding peptidyl-prolyl cis-trans isomerase codes for MRDLLREPFVHFLVLGALLFGAIAFAGGLQRPVVRIEAAEIEQIAAYWELQSQRPPTRDELAALIQERVDEELLSREAIRLGLDQNDMIVRRRLAQKMAFASEDVAEIPEPDDTTLQAYHDRHKARYATPGRVAMRHLFFNQDRTGETPDAAAREALSQLSAGGSPMSDPSLLPLTYADITDADLARDYGPEFAAAVRKAPVGAWTGPVVSAFGVHLVRVEARRPQEQPPWSEVRDVVLGAWMAERRQEANRAFRASLRKRYKVEIAGLPQ; via the coding sequence ATGCGCGACCTGTTGCGCGAGCCCTTCGTCCATTTTCTGGTGCTGGGCGCTTTGTTGTTCGGCGCCATCGCCTTCGCCGGCGGTCTGCAGCGGCCGGTCGTGCGGATCGAAGCGGCGGAGATCGAGCAGATCGCCGCCTATTGGGAACTGCAATCCCAGCGTCCGCCGACCCGCGACGAGCTGGCCGCCCTGATCCAGGAGCGGGTCGACGAGGAACTGCTGTCGCGCGAGGCGATCCGGCTTGGTCTCGACCAGAACGACATGATCGTGCGTCGCCGGCTGGCCCAGAAGATGGCCTTCGCCAGCGAGGACGTGGCCGAAATCCCCGAGCCCGACGACACGACGTTGCAGGCCTATCATGACCGCCACAAGGCCCGTTACGCCACGCCGGGACGGGTCGCGATGCGGCATCTGTTCTTCAACCAGGACCGGACCGGCGAAACGCCGGACGCGGCGGCGCGTGAGGCGTTGAGCCAACTGTCCGCCGGCGGCTCGCCAATGAGCGACCCATCCCTCCTGCCGCTGACCTATGCCGACATCACCGACGCGGATCTCGCCCGCGACTATGGCCCGGAGTTCGCCGCGGCCGTGCGCAAGGCGCCGGTCGGGGCCTGGACGGGGCCGGTCGTCTCAGCATTCGGCGTCCATCTGGTGCGGGTGGAGGCGCGACGCCCGCAAGAGCAGCCGCCGTGGTCCGAGGTTCGCGACGTCGTCCTCGGGGCCTGGATGGCGGAACGGCGCCAGGAGGCCAATCGGGCGTTCCGCGCCAGCCTGCGCAAGCGCTACAAGGTGGAGATCGCGGGCTTGCCGCAATGA
- a CDS encoding HupE/UreJ family protein, giving the protein MLFAWIAAAGAVWAHEVRPALVRIKETGPAAYEITWKRPVVGEMALRLVPHLSGGALKAEPVSEQFAPTYVTQTWRISGGPPLDGQTLEIEGLAQSVTDVLVRITLKDGTGLGYVIRPSEPRLVLDLTPAQGIAVPGYLRLGVEHILAGIDHLLFVSALLLLIGPNGRLVKAVTAFTAAHSITLALAALGYITFPSAAIEALVALSILFVALELMPKARTRPTLAQRRPWVIAFLFGLLHGMAFAGVLADIGLPPGEAPQALLLFNVGVEIGQLIFIGGVLALMWAWHLAATRFTWRPPAWSALAPAYVIGTLSAYWLIERTFAAI; this is encoded by the coding sequence GTGCTGTTCGCCTGGATCGCCGCGGCCGGCGCAGTCTGGGCGCACGAGGTGCGCCCGGCGCTGGTGCGGATCAAGGAGACTGGGCCGGCGGCCTACGAGATCACCTGGAAGCGCCCCGTAGTCGGCGAGATGGCGCTCCGGCTCGTGCCACACCTCTCCGGAGGGGCGCTCAAGGCTGAGCCCGTCAGCGAACAGTTTGCGCCGACCTATGTGACCCAGACCTGGCGGATTTCCGGCGGCCCGCCGCTGGACGGCCAGACGCTGGAGATCGAGGGGCTGGCCCAGAGCGTCACCGATGTGCTGGTGCGGATTACGCTGAAGGACGGCACGGGCCTCGGCTACGTGATCCGTCCGTCCGAACCGCGTCTGGTGCTCGATCTGACTCCGGCCCAGGGCATCGCGGTTCCGGGTTACCTGCGGCTCGGCGTCGAGCACATACTGGCCGGGATCGACCACCTGCTGTTCGTGTCGGCACTGCTGTTGCTGATCGGTCCGAACGGGCGGCTGGTGAAGGCGGTGACGGCGTTCACTGCGGCCCACAGCATCACGCTGGCCTTGGCGGCGCTGGGCTACATCACCTTCCCTTCGGCGGCGATCGAGGCGCTGGTGGCGCTCAGCATCCTGTTCGTGGCGCTGGAGCTGATGCCGAAGGCGCGCACACGACCGACCCTGGCCCAGCGGCGGCCGTGGGTGATCGCATTCCTGTTCGGCCTGTTGCACGGCATGGCCTTCGCAGGCGTGCTCGCTGACATCGGCCTGCCGCCTGGCGAGGCGCCGCAGGCGCTGCTGTTGTTCAACGTCGGTGTGGAGATCGGCCAGTTGATCTTCATCGGCGGGGTGCTGGCGCTGATGTGGGCCTGGCATCTCGCGGCGACGCGCTTCACCTGGCGCCCCCCCGCCTGGAGCGCCCTCGCGCCCGCCTACGTGATCGGAACCCTGTCGGCTTACTGGTTGATCGAGCGCACGTTCGCCGCGATCTGA
- a CDS encoding DUF3604 domain-containing protein: MMVAKKLRELARYGIPAVAVGALVAGTALSAQSGGGKKAEAAATTPASSARTAAPSASGRLPGHDPDRNAYFGDLHVHTHLSFDAYIFNVRKTPDDAYRFAKGEAIGHAGGFDIRLAGGPLDFTAVTDHAEFMGAIREANDTKSPLSKLPVTEGLFSSDPAAIGRAFRRIVIGFRDGTLPPEFSDREIVSRAWREVQEAAARHNEPGRFTTFVGYEYTSGPDGRNLHRNVIYRDGRVSELPFDANMSRDPEDLWKAMDGWRAKGVEAMAIPHNSNGSDGLMFDSVRLNGQSIDKAYAEARMRNEPIVETTQIKGTSDTHPSLSPNDEWANFEIMESYIGQPKAITKFGGGYVRRALQDGIIIREKVGANPFKFGLIGGSDTHNAAPGSVEEPNYFSKTGRPDSRPELRGSTPPLGALDWHGTDPAAAGGRYQAWGASGLAGVWAEENSREAIYAAMRRKETFATSGPRIKVRFFASHDFPADLLSRADTVRQAYARGVPMGGDLLATRGKAPKFLVWAVRDPRAGYLQRAQVVKGWIENGEAKEKVFDVACSDGLKVDPATNRCPGNGAAVDLSTCTPDRFKGDVELRTVWSDPGYNPKQRAFYYVRVLENPSCRWSTWDALRNGTPPNPKLAPTIMERAWSSPIWVEPTA; encoded by the coding sequence ATGATGGTGGCCAAGAAACTTCGTGAACTGGCGCGGTATGGAATCCCAGCGGTGGCCGTGGGCGCGCTTGTCGCCGGCACGGCGCTCAGCGCGCAGTCCGGCGGCGGGAAGAAGGCCGAAGCGGCAGCGACAACGCCGGCGTCATCAGCTCGGACGGCGGCTCCGTCGGCGTCGGGCCGGCTCCCGGGACATGATCCGGATCGCAACGCCTATTTCGGCGATCTGCACGTGCACACGCACCTGTCGTTCGACGCCTATATCTTCAACGTCCGCAAGACGCCGGACGACGCCTATCGGTTCGCCAAGGGCGAGGCGATCGGCCATGCCGGCGGGTTTGACATAAGGCTGGCGGGCGGTCCGCTCGACTTCACCGCGGTGACCGACCACGCTGAGTTCATGGGGGCCATCCGCGAGGCCAACGACACCAAGAGCCCGCTGTCGAAGCTGCCGGTCACCGAGGGCCTGTTTTCGAGCGATCCGGCGGCGATCGGTCGCGCCTTCCGCCGCATCGTCATCGGCTTCCGGGACGGCACCTTGCCGCCGGAGTTCAGCGACCGGGAGATCGTCTCCCGGGCCTGGCGCGAGGTCCAGGAGGCGGCCGCCCGTCACAATGAGCCGGGGCGCTTCACCACCTTTGTCGGCTATGAGTACACCTCGGGGCCCGATGGACGGAACCTGCACCGCAATGTGATCTATCGGGACGGCCGGGTCTCGGAGCTGCCGTTCGACGCCAACATGTCGCGCGATCCGGAAGACCTCTGGAAGGCCATGGACGGATGGCGGGCCAAGGGCGTCGAAGCGATGGCCATTCCGCACAACTCCAACGGCTCTGACGGGCTGATGTTCGACAGCGTCAGGCTCAACGGGCAGTCCATAGACAAGGCCTATGCCGAAGCTCGGATGCGCAACGAGCCGATTGTCGAGACGACCCAGATCAAGGGCACGTCGGACACCCATCCCTCGCTTTCGCCCAATGACGAATGGGCTAACTTCGAGATCATGGAGAGCTATATCGGCCAGCCCAAGGCCATCACCAAGTTCGGGGGCGGCTATGTGCGCCGCGCGCTTCAGGACGGGATCATCATCCGTGAGAAGGTCGGCGCGAACCCGTTCAAGTTCGGACTCATCGGCGGCTCGGACACGCATAATGCGGCGCCGGGCAGTGTTGAGGAGCCGAACTACTTCTCAAAGACCGGACGCCCTGATTCACGCCCCGAACTGCGCGGCTCGACCCCGCCCCTGGGCGCCCTGGACTGGCACGGGACCGACCCGGCCGCGGCCGGCGGCCGCTATCAGGCCTGGGGCGCCTCGGGCCTTGCGGGCGTCTGGGCGGAGGAAAACAGCCGCGAGGCGATCTATGCGGCGATGCGCCGGAAGGAGACGTTCGCGACGTCGGGTCCGCGCATCAAGGTGCGGTTCTTCGCCAGCCACGACTTTCCGGCGGATCTGCTGAGCCGCGCCGATACGGTGCGTCAGGCCTATGCCCGGGGCGTGCCCATGGGTGGGGATCTGCTGGCGACGCGGGGCAAGGCGCCCAAGTTCCTGGTCTGGGCGGTGCGCGATCCGCGGGCCGGCTACCTGCAGCGCGCTCAGGTGGTGAAGGGCTGGATCGAGAACGGCGAGGCTAAGGAGAAGGTGTTCGATGTCGCCTGCTCGGACGGGCTGAAGGTGGATCCGGCGACCAACCGCTGCCCCGGCAACGGGGCCGCCGTTGACCTCTCCACCTGCACGCCGGACCGCTTCAAGGGCGACGTCGAGTTGCGCACGGTCTGGTCGGACCCGGGCTATAACCCCAAGCAGCGGGCCTTCTACTACGTCCGGGTGCTGGAGAACCCCTCCTGCCGCTGGTCCACCTGGGACGCGCTGCGCAACGGCACGCCCCCCAACCCCAAGCTCGCCCCGACCATCATGGAGCGCGCCTGGTCCTCGCCCATCTGGGTCGAACCCACGGCGTGA
- a CDS encoding phosphoribosylformylglycinamidine synthase subunit PurQ yields the protein MAGSRVPIAVTHSEGFADFSQRGDAQRVLGAMRFVDGSGAPTETYPANPNGSPGGHTAVTTADGRFTALMPHPERVFRNLQMSFAAGGEESAASPWLRMFRNLRRWVA from the coding sequence ATGGCCGGCAGCCGTGTGCCCATCGCGGTGACGCACAGCGAGGGCTTTGCCGACTTCTCGCAGCGCGGCGACGCCCAGCGCGTGCTGGGCGCGATGCGTTTCGTCGACGGCAGCGGCGCACCCACCGAGACCTATCCCGCCAACCCCAACGGCAGCCCCGGCGGCCACACGGCCGTCACCACGGCCGACGGTCGCTTCACGGCGCTGATGCCGCACCCTGAGCGTGTGTTCCGCAACCTGCAGATGAGCTTCGCGGCCGGCGGCGAAGAGTCGGCCGCCAGCCCGTGGCTTCGGATGTTCCGCAACCTGCGGCGCTGGGTGGCTTGA
- a CDS encoding DUF3460 family protein → MPLFWKPYKSDVTSFIDELKAKKPTLEAEQRAGRALLWDRAPDRQAQAEWQAARVAQKPYVYQTDIAPAAGSGT, encoded by the coding sequence ATGCCACTGTTCTGGAAGCCTTACAAGTCGGACGTCACCTCGTTCATCGACGAGCTCAAGGCCAAGAAACCCACGCTCGAGGCCGAGCAGCGCGCCGGCCGGGCGCTGCTGTGGGACCGGGCGCCCGACCGCCAGGCGCAGGCCGAATGGCAAGCCGCGCGCGTGGCTCAGAAGCCCTACGTCTACCAGACCGACATTGCGCCGGCTGCCGGCAGCGGCACGTGA
- a CDS encoding transposase, protein MDAQRADGQRAASVREALERPWVLDVDATIKPLYGRQEGAEIGYNPHKPGRPSHVLHTFWVGNLRLVLDAVLSSGKQHTSGHAKAAMARLLDELGDKAPALVRGDCGYGNEDIIDVCEQRGLRYLLRLRKTANVKRLIERLFRREDWTHATEASQGWQAIEDELRLSGWSKARRVVVLRRRIKHDIALTSQKRGQHEASEQLVLALPHDEVQDTRRSGSTPCHRAGRGTGLQLVELVRARGQPAGPTRGVDESATAAGSRGPHRQQRQPDDALPHADAR, encoded by the coding sequence GTGGATGCGCAGCGTGCTGATGGCCAGCGTGCGGCCAGCGTGCGCGAGGCCTTGGAGCGGCCGTGGGTGCTGGACGTGGACGCCACGATCAAGCCGCTGTACGGCCGCCAGGAAGGGGCGGAGATTGGCTACAACCCGCACAAGCCGGGGCGCCCCAGCCATGTACTGCACACCTTCTGGGTCGGCAACCTGCGCCTGGTGCTCGACGCCGTGCTCAGTTCGGGCAAGCAGCACACGTCGGGCCACGCCAAGGCCGCGATGGCGAGGCTGCTCGATGAGCTGGGCGACAAGGCACCGGCGCTGGTGCGCGGTGACTGCGGCTACGGCAATGAGGACATCATCGACGTGTGCGAGCAGCGAGGCCTGCGCTACCTGCTGCGCCTGCGCAAGACGGCCAACGTCAAGCGGCTGATCGAGCGGCTGTTCAGACGCGAGGACTGGACCCACGCCACCGAGGCCAGCCAGGGCTGGCAGGCCATCGAAGACGAGTTGCGCCTGAGTGGGTGGAGCAAGGCGCGTCGCGTGGTGGTGCTGCGCCGACGCATCAAGCACGACATCGCGCTGACGAGCCAGAAGCGCGGCCAGCACGAAGCCAGCGAGCAGCTCGTGCTGGCGTTGCCGCACGACGAGGTGCAGGACACGCGCAGGTCTGGGAGTACACCGTGTCACCGCGCGGGCCGTGGCACTGGTCTACAACTGGTGGAGCTGGTACGTGCGCGCGGCCAACCCGCAGGCCCGACGCGAGGCGTTGACGAGTCGGCCACTGCTGCTGGCAGCCGTGGGCCGCACCGCCAGCAGCGGCAACCAGACGACGCTCTACCTCACGCCGATGCACGCTGA